From the genome of Triticum aestivum cultivar Chinese Spring chromosome 1A, IWGSC CS RefSeq v2.1, whole genome shotgun sequence:
TAAATGCTCTCTTGCAGCtggtgctgttgctgctgctagtgGCTGTGGCATGATAGGACTTCTGCTTCTGGAGGTAGTGGCTTCTGGTTTCTGGAGCCCACCCAGCTGGCATGATAGGACTTGAATACTACTACAACGATCCATTTCTAAGGTCTTTAAGGATGGAGGCAGATTTAGAACCGCTGGTAAGCTTCCACATGCTGATAAGCATAGATCTTCTAGGCATGGACAAAAGTGATTCATGGGTGTGGATGGCAACTCTGATACAGTTGCAGGCATGATTGCCTCACTGCTAGAAGATACTTGGACTAACTCTGCCATGCCCTGTTGCTTGCCGAATATGGACTCAAGCTTAATGCACCCACCAATAGTCATTTTCTTGAGAGATGCCGGGACGTTGAACATCTCTACTAAACTTGGGCAGTTTCTTAAGCAAAGAGACTCCAGACCTCTCGGGTGCTGACTCCTTTCAGACGCCAACGGCTCAAGAGGAGCTTGTGCATATCCAGTCAGATTTTTGCAGTTTCTAATCAGTAATGTCCTCAAGGATaccaagctttggaacacattctCTGGCCAGTGGACGAGCACATCACATCTATCAATTTCCAACTTTTCAAGGTGTACAAAATAGTCCCACGGCTCTAGTGCACCTGGTCCAAAGAATGAGTTGCAGCATCCTAACTCCAGAACTGTAAGAGGGGATTTCTGGTTCCATTTCTCTTTGCTGTCCACAGGTACAATTGAAGTGCATTCAGCCTCTGATGTTGTTTCTCTGTGTTCTAGCCTCAGTGTCAGATTGGTCAATGAAGATAAATACCTGTCTACAAAATGGAACACCTCTTGCTTGCCATCTTCAATTACTAGTACACTGAGTTTTGGTGCTTCGGGTAAATCTACTAGCTTTGGGCATTTCTGAACTGATAGTGTCTCAAGCTGAGGAAACAATATCGGTTCTCCTTCGACAGCAGCATCCCATTTCTGAAAACTCCCCAAGTCTTCCAATGCAAGTACCTTTAGAGCAGGAAATGCTGACTGTACCAACCTATAACCTCCACTACAACTTTCATGAACCAGTGGTGCTTCACGCAATGGTACCAGCTTTCCACAATACCAAATAAACAAGTTCTCAAGCAGAGAAAATGGTGTGCATACCAGTCTATTACCTCCACGACTTGGTTCTCCAAGCAATGGTGCTTCAGGTAATGCTATCAGCTTTCCACAATGCCGAATAAACAACTTCTCAAGCAGAGGAAATATTATCTGTTCTTCTTGTGCCTCATTTATTTCCCACCATCTCTCAAAATCCAATAAATGCTCTAGTGTAAGCACCTTCAGTTTTGGAAACGTGAAGGATGTACCACAACTGAACAAAACCTGCAATCTTTCACAACCAGAAAGATGGATCTCAACCATCAGGGATCCTGCTAATAGATCCCTGACCTTTTAACTGAAAAGTACTCTGCAACTGTGGATGCCCTCATGTTGTCAATGTAGAATTCAGTTTAGAGCCCAGATATTTGTTTTGTTATGTTGTTTAACATGCTTTCATGAGGTCTTCAATATTCGAACTGGTTGTGCGATTTTGTTGTTAAGAGGAATTTTACGAAGATGTGCTTGTCTGTTTGATTAAAGAAAGAATGTTACCCCCATAATTTGAGTGGGATTATTTACAAAATACTTGAATAAAATATGAATTAATCAGATGCACCTCAACAGTTTGTGATCTGGCCGGCTAGGTAGGTTGAACCCTTAGCCAAAATTACCAGAGGGGGTGGCCAGGAAAATTTCTTTTGAAACTCGCCCGCATATTTCTTCATCTCCAATCCATTCATCCATCCAGTTTGTTACTGATGGAACTGTTTGCCGCCTTTCCCTTCCATGGTGGAGTACTAAGTAGTAAAAGCACTCAGTCAGTATATTTCCCAATCAGAAATTCATGCACCCCTCAGTAAGTATGGGCTAATATTTGCGTTCTGTTAGAGCAGCCGGGAGCTCTGCTGTTTCCTGAATGTTCcaaaaaatcagttttttttaCTTTGTACATGTTCCTTTATTCTTTATTAGGATATAATAAAAGATTGACAAATGAAATTGTGGCCATGCTAATAGATCCTTGACTTTTTAACTGGAAAGTATTCTACAACTGTGGATGGCATGCCCTCATGTGTTAATGTAATATTCAGTGTAGAGCCCAGATATTAATCATTCTGTTATTTAACAGGCATCCATGAGGCCTTCAATTTTTGAACTGGAAAGCTTGCGTGTTCAGGATTTGTGCGATTATGCTGTTAATGCACACCATTCATTCAGTATAGGGCCCAGCAATTCATTTTGTTTATCGTGCTTGAGACCTTTGTTTGCTTGAATTAACCTTCTTAAATCTTGCTGTTAATCCGTCACTTTTCCTCGTGATGCTGTTTCAGGATTCTTGTCTGCCATGGGTGACTACACAATCCGGATAAGCACCAGCTTGATCGAGCAGCTCGCGCGCGATGACGAGAAGCAGGTGAAAAGGAGGACCAGGAAACCCAGGCCGAAGAAGGTGGTGGAGCAACCAGAGGAGCCTCAGGACAATGGCAGGGAAGTTCCAACTGAACCCAAGAGCAGCCCTGCTCCTGTTTTGCCTTTTCCGCCACCCATGTACCTACCAGTGACCCCTGCTCCTCCACCACCGTCTCCTGCAATCCAGGTGGTGGAAGCCATACGCGCCGTGGTGGCGGAGAGCGAGAAGGTGCTGGAGAAGCTGCAGAAGAAGGAGGCGGCGATGCGCGAGGAGCTTACCAAGAGGGCCAAGGAGCTGCATGACAAGGAGTTCAAGCTGCCCTACCAGAACCCCTCGCCATGCACCGACGAGAGGGCGGGCTGCGCCGAGTGCTACAGGAGCAACGTGCAGGACCCGCTCAAGTGCGCCGAGGCGGTCAAGAGGTTCGAGGCTTGCGTTCGCATGGCGAGGCGGGGCGGTGCCACCATGGGAGCTGCTCAGTAGTAGCTGAGTGAGCGAGGTGTCGTACACACGATTTTGCTTCTGTCGGGATTGATTGATCGAATAACCTGAATGGATTTTTGGTGAGACCTGAAACACCATCAGTTGTAGATTAATTCTGGTAACGGATTGCTACTGGTGTTGGCAACAAGAGGCCATGAGTGTCCTTGAATTTGGGGCGTGGCTCCATGTGTTTACTTGCATACTACAAAATGAAACATGAATTTGCAGGGTTCAAAATTAATGTTTACTACATGCATTCTGCTGCAAAATTTGCGGGGTTCCTTGGATTTTAGTCCGTTTGTTTGGGATGAGTCTGAATAACCATTGTATGTTGATTCTTCCACGTCGCATACATTTTTGCGGGATAAAAAAATCACCTGCTGCTGCTTTGCTGGTTATTGGTAAAATCCATGTCTGAGTGGTTGATAAAAAAATCCATGTCTGAGTGGATAAAAATTATTGAACCTTGTATAAATGTTGGGGTAAAAAAAATTCATCTTGTTATCATCATCCAAGAAGTTCTCGATGGAGAGCGACTGCGGCACAGTTGTCTTGTAGAAGCAATCACAGGCCATTCCCCTAGCAGAGCAGTGCAACAATCAGGGATCAGGCCTGTCATTGAATAGAAGCTGAATGACCTTCAGCTTCAGCTCCGGCAGGCCTGCCTCCGCTCACGGACTAGCCTCGGTATTTCCTTCCATGTCTTCGGTTTCAATGGTTTGAATTCCGTTACTGCACATACCACAAGCGATGTCAGAAAAAAAAACTTGTACAAACTAATGTGTTATATCATAATGTATAGCATGATGGTATACCACAAGCGATTCCAGCTCTCCCGACAGACACTCCAGCGATGTCAGCCCACTGTTGCCAGTAATGCGCAGTGTCTTGAGGGGTGCAGGCAGACGGAGAGTCCCACCCAACATGCCAGCACAGTCCAGTATTACTAGAATTTCGAGATGGGGAGGTAGTAAATGCTCTCTTGCAGTTGgcgctgttgctgctgctagttGCTGATAGGACTTCTGCTTCTGGAGGTAGTGGCTTCTGGTTTCTGGAGCCCACCCAGCTGGCATGATAGGACTTGAATACTACTGCAGCCATCAATCCATATGGTCTTTAAGGACAAAGGCAGATGTAGAACCGCTGGTAAGCTTTCACATCCAAATAAACATAGATATTCTAGGCATGGACAAAAGTGATTCATGGGTGAGGATGGCAACTCTGATACAGCTGCAGGCATGATTGCCTCATTGCTAGAAGACACTTGGACTAACTCTGCCATGCCCTGCTGCTTGCCCAATATGGACTCAAGCTTAATGCACCCATAAATACCCATTTTCTTGAGAGATGCCGGGACGTTGAACATCTCTACTAAACTTGGGCATCTTTCTAAGCAAAGAGACTCCAGACCTCTCGGGTGTTCACTCCTTTCGGATGCCAATGGCTCAAGAGGAGCTTGTGCATATCCAGTCAGATTTTTGCAGTTTCTAATCAGTAATGTCCTCAAGGATaccaagctttggaacacattctCTGGCCAGTGGACGAGCACATCACATCTATCAATTTCCAAGTTTTCAAGGTGTACAAAATAGCCCCACGGCTCTAGTGCACCTGGTCCAAAGAATGAGTTGCAGCATCCCAACTCCAGAACTGTAAGAGGGGATTTCTGGTTCCATTTCTCTTTGCTGTCCACAGGTAGAATTGAAGTGCATTCAGCCTCTGATGTTGTTTCTGTATTTTTTAGCTCCAGTATCAGATTGGTCAATGAGGACAAATATCTGTCCACAAACTGGAAGATCTCTTGCTTGCCATCTTCAATTTCTAACACACTGATTTTTGGTACCTCAGGTAAATCTATCAACATTGGGCATTGCTGAACTGATAGTTTCTCAAGCTGTGGAAAAAATATTTGTTCACCTTTGGCAGCACCATCCCATCTCTGAAAACTCCCCAAGCATTTCATTTTGAGCACCTTGAGGGCAGGAAAGGCTGAACGTACCAATCTATAACCACCTCCGCTACATGGTTCTTCAAGCAATGGTGCTTCAGGTAAATTTATCAGCTCTGGGCATTTCTCAATTGACAGTTCCTCAAGACAAGGAAACAATATCTGTTCTCCTTGAGTCTCTTCGACTGCATCCCATCTCCGAAAGCTCTCCAAATCTTCCATTTTGAGTACCTTTAGGGCAGGAAACGCTGAGTGTACCAATGTATAACCACCCTCACCACAAGGTCCTCGCAGCAATGGTGCTTCGGGTAATGCTACCAACTTTCCACAATTGCTCATAAACAACTTCTCAAGCACAGGAAATATTGTCTGTTCTACTTGCCACTCATCTATTTCCCACCATCTCTCAAAAGCCAACAAATGTTCTAGCGTAAGCACCTTCAGTCTTGGAAAAGTGAAGATTGTACTGCATCTGAACAAAAATCGCAATCTTTCACAGTGAAAAAGGTGGATCTCAACCATGTTTTGCAACATACCCATGCACTCTCCTCCATATGAATATATTTGCAGAACCTGCAGCCCACCATGAGGTTCGAACTTGTCGAGCACCTTGCTGTCGCCAACCTTAGTCCATCTTAATGACAGTTCTCTGAGATCCTTCTTGTTTCCAAGGTTTGCcacttttgcttctgctttttcaacaTTCTCTACCTGGCATAGCTCTAGCTGACCACCAATGTTTAGACCATGCAGCTCTCCAACATCAGCGCAATCAGGGCCAGGAACTCCTGCTACAAAAACTGTGAGTGTCTGCAGCTTAGTGAGATTTTCAAGTCCTGGAGGCATGCTCTTCAACTCTGGACATTCATGAGTGTAGAGGTGGCAGAGGGAAGTCATATACTTCATTTGCCTTGGAAGTCGTTCAAGATAACAGCAGTTGGAAAGGTCCAGCACTTGCAGGTTATATAGAATACTTATATCCTCAGGAAGTGCTTTGATAGAACTTTCTGAGAGATCAAGGTACCTCAGGTGATGCAGATACTTTGGTTTGAGTAGAAATGATTCTGTTCCCAGACAGAGCTTCAAGGCATGCAAAGTGTTGTATTTTGATAGATGCTGCAATGGGCTGAACACATTACTATCACATAGCAATGTTTGAATAGCAGGGGATCTTTCCTCCATAGAATCATTCAAAATACGTTCCGTTTCTTCACATGACAAGAACAAATGCCGAGCAGTATCTGGAAGCCACTCAATTTCACTTGGTTCCATAGTTGCAACAACACATTCCTTTTCCATAACAGACattgcaatatcatgcataagaTCGTGGATTTTACATGTTGTTCTGGAATAATACTCCCAGTCTTCTTTACTCTTCTCTATATCCAGAAAGAATGACCTTGAAGCAAGCTCATCAAAAATAAGTTGTCCAATGGTTTCAAGACTATCTTCCTTGTGTTCAGGGATAAAGCCATTTGCGATCCATAGTTGGATCAACTTCGCTACATCAATCTTGTAATCCTTTGGAAATACAGCACAAAAAGCAAAGCACTGCTTCATGTGCGATGGCAAGTCGTTGTAGCTAAGCTTGAGTATTGGCAAGATTCCAGTTTCCTCAGTGCAAATGCTGCTTCTAGATGCTATAGCATTCCATTCTTTCACGGTGGTCTTGGTACGAAGTACAGAGCCCAGTGCACTTGCAGCTAATGGAGAGCCACAACATCTCTTCACAATCTCACCAACCATCTCGAGTAGCTCGGGAGGCTTTCCATTCTCTGAACTGAATGCTCTATCCACAATAATTTCCTTTATGAAGTGATCCTCCAAAGCATTGAGATTGTAGGCAGCCCTGTCTGCACCCATAATTTCAGAAACTCGTTTATCACGAGTTGTTGTCAACACTGCACTGCCCATGCCACCATGCAAGCAAACCTTGAGCCTTTCCCACTTACGTAACTCTTTGTTGTCCCAAACATCATCCAATACAAGGAGATACCGCTGTCCGCTGACCAGTTTTTGAAGTCTATCCAATGGTGGTTTGTCTGTATCAACATTCTTATTGGGGGATGCTTCAACTATACTCTTGGCCAAGGAGTTCACATCAAAGGTATCAGAGACACAAACCCAGAGCAGCAACTGGAAATGCTTCTGAATTTCAGGATCATTGTATATGAGTTGCGCTAATGTGGTCTTGCCAAGGCCCCCCATTGCAACCACAGGAACAACTGTGAGATCTGCATTGCTAGCTTCATCAACTAGTATACCAATAATGTTCTTCTTATCTTCGTGTCTGGATCTGCTGGCAATTTCTTGTGGGTCAATGCTAACATAATCTGTATGCCTCCACTCTTTGGACACCGGTGGCTGTGGTTGGTACTTGAACCCAAAGACCTGCATCTCTGCTATGAGGACCTCAACGGCTTGCAGAATCAGGCAAAGCTTGCGACCCATTTTGTAACGGAATGCAACACGGTTGTGAGTAGGGAAGAGTTTAATTACATCGAAGCCGAGCTTTCTGTAGTGCCCATTCTTCTTGGCTTCACGGCGTAGGGCTTCGTACTTGAATTCGTCGAAGACTTCATTTGCCACATAGGCGACTGTCCTGAGCTCCTGAAGCCAGGCTTTGGCACCTTCTCTCTGTGCCATGGCCTGCTCCTCGACATCGGTGATGACGTCGAGGATGGCCGGAAGCTTGCGTTTCAGAATCTTGTGCTGCTCCTCCATTCCCTCCATGACCTTGTACTGGTCCAGGAGGTAGCTGGACGCCTTGTCCTTCAGCATGGACACCAGTGGCCCGATCGCCATGGTGACCACCAGCTCTGCCATTGGAACACTCGGAAGAAACTCCTCTAACACAGGTCCACTGCAAAAATTAATGAAGAAGAGAATGGTGTGAGCAAGACGTCTATAAGTAGAGCTTGGGACAAATTACAAGTCTAAAATACAATCTTGCAGCCATATTTACCTTCACGAGCTCGCCCTTGATCAGCACACCGGACCAGCAACGCAGCAGCAGCGAGGAAGACGTTGCCCTCACAGGCACGTCGGCGCCAGCTCCAGCATTGTAtttggtagcagcagcagcagcagcagattcaGAACCTTGTCGGTGCCGGCGACGCGGCGCAGAAGCAGGAGGCGACTCCAGCGAAGTTATGGCGGCCGGCAACGAACGGATGTGTGGGCGGGGCTGTAGGCAGGCTCTAGTCCGGAGTTTGGAGATTTTTGTGAGATGTTGAAGCTTTTGGATGCCTGAGTTGAGAAGAGAAATGTTGTGAGCGGGACGAGTATAGTGCTTGAGCTCTCCAATATGCAACGGTCGTATGTAGCCTTAGATCTGTTCTCGATCAAATCACAGAAAAAATATTTAATTTTGTCATTAGCAATGCAGGCTTTAATAAATTAATCAAAATGGCCACACCGAGGCGCTGACAGGCATTTGAGACAGCGTACACTGCCATTACAAAACACCCAATTGCAGGCAGGAAGATAATTTGTTTCAGATACGTCTGGTGCATCACGTGAGTAGTGACATGCTTGTCACCCAATACAAGGGGGAAAAGGTGATTCGTTTTTCATTTTCATCAGTCATGACACGGGGTTCACGGCCTTGACATTTACGAGCGTGCTACCAATGCCTTGCCATCAGCATCAGCACCCAGTTGGTGGCACTTATTCACAGGTTGTGCTGCGAACCCATTGCATCATTTGTTTCCTATTAGGAGTAGCATCAACGTTCAATCC
Proteins encoded in this window:
- the LOC123184641 gene encoding putative disease resistance protein RGA4 isoform X1, translating into MAELVVTMAIGPLVSMLKDKASSYLLDQYKVMEGMEEQHKILKRKLPAILDVITDVEEQAMAQREGAKAWLQELRTVAYVANEVFDEFKYEALRREAKKNGHYRKLGFDVIKLFPTHNRVAFRYKMGRKLCLILQAVEVLIAEMQVFGFKYQPQPPVSKEWRHTDYVSIDPQEIASRSRHEDKKNIIGILVDEASNADLTVVPVVAMGGLGKTTLAQLIYNDPEIQKHFQLLLWVCVSDTFDVNSLAKSIVEASPNKNVDTDKPPLDRLQKLVSGQRYLLVLDDVWDNKELRKWERLKVCLHGGMGSAVLTTTRDKRVSEIMGADRAAYNLNALEDHFIKEIIVDRAFSSENGKPPELLEMVGEIVKRCCGSPLAASALGSVLRTKTTVKEWNAIASRSSICTEETGILPILKLSYNDLPSHMKQCFAFCAVFPKDYKIDVAKLIQLWIANGFIPEHKEDSLETIGQLIFDELASRSFFLDIEKSKEDWEYYSRTTCKIHDLMHDIAMSVMEKECVVATMEPSEIEWLPDTARHLFLSCEETERILNDSMEERSPAIQTLLCDSNVFSPLQHLSKYNTLHALKLCLGTESFLLKPKYLHHLRYLDLSESSIKALPEDISILYNLQVLDLSNCCYLERLPRQMKYMTSLCHLYTHECPELKSMPPGLENLTKLQTLTVFVAGVPGPDCADVGELHGLNIGGQLELCQVENVEKAEAKVANLGNKKDLRELSLRWTKVGDSKVLDKFEPHGGLQVLQIYSYGGECMGMLQNMVEIHLFHCERLRFLFRCSTIFTFPRLKVLTLEHLLAFERWWEIDEWQVEQTIFPVLEKLFMSNCGKLVALPEAPLLRGPCGEGGYTLVHSAFPALKVLKMEDLESFRRWDAVEETQGEQILFPCLEELSIEKCPELINLPEAPLLEEPCSGGGYRLVRSAFPALKVLKMKCLGSFQRWDGAAKGEQIFFPQLEKLSVQQCPMLIDLPEVPKISVLEIEDGKQEIFQFVDRYLSSLTNLILELKNTETTSEAECTSILPVDSKEKWNQKSPLTVLELGCCNSFFGPGALEPWGYFVHLENLEIDRCDVLVHWPENVFQSLVSLRTLLIRNCKNLTGYAQAPLEPLASERSEHPRGLESLCLERCPSLVEMFNVPASLKKMGIYGCIKLESILGKQQGMAELVQVSSSNEAIMPAAVSELPSSPMNHFCPCLEYLCLFGCESLPAVLHLPLSLKTIWIDGCSSIQVLSCQLGGLQKPEATTSRSRSPIMPQPLAAATAPAAREHLLPPHLEYLTILNCAGMLGGTLRLPAPLKRLFIMGNSGLTSLECLSGEHPPSLESLWLERCSTLASLPNEPQVYRSLWSLEITGCPAIKKLPRCLQQQLGSIKRKWLDARYEVTEFKPLKPKTWKEIPRLVRERRQACRS
- the LOC123184641 gene encoding putative disease resistance protein RGA4 isoform X2, which gives rise to MAELVVTMAIGPLVSMLKDKASSYLLDQYKVMEGMEEQHKILKRKLPAILDVITDVEEQAMAQREGAKAWLQELRTVAYVANEVFDEFKYEALRREAKKNGHYRKLGFDVIKLFPTHNRVAFRYKMGRKLCLILQAVEVLIAEMQVFGFKYQPQPPVSKEWRHTDYVSIDPQEIASRSRHEDKKNIIGILVDEASNADLTVVPVVAMGGLGKTTLAQLIYNDPEIQKHFQLLLWVCVSDTFDVNSLAKSIVEASPNKNVDTDKPPLDRLQKLVSGQRYLLVLDDVWDNKELRKWERLKVCLHGGMGSAVLTTTRDKRVSEIMGADRAAYNLNALEDHFIKEIIVDRAFSSENGKPPELLEMVGEIVKRCCGSPLAASALGSVLRTKTTVKEWNAIASRSSICTEETGILPILKLSYNDLPSHMKQCFAFCAVFPKDYKIDVAKLIQLWIANGFIPEHKEDSLETIGQLIFDELASRSFFLDIEKSKEDWEYYSRTTCKIHDLMHDIAMSVMEKECVVATMEPSEIEWLPDTARHLFLSCEETERILNDSMEERSPAIQTLLCDSNVFSPLQHLSKYNTLHALKLCLGTESFLLKPKYLHHLRYLDLSESSIKALPEDISILYNLQVLDLSNCCYLERLPRQMKYMTSLCHLYTHECPELKSMPPGLENLTKLQTLTVFVAGVPGPDCADVGELHGLNIGGQLELCQVENVEKAEAKVANLGNKKDLRELSLRWTKVGDSKVLDKFEPHGGLQVLQIYSYGGECMGMLQNMVEIHLSGCERLQVLFSCGTSFTFPKLKVLTLEHLLDFERWWEINEAQEEQIIFPLLEKLFIRHCGKLIALPEAPLLGEPSRGGNRLVCTPFSLLENLFIWYCGKLVPLREAPLVHESCSGGYRLVQSAFPALKVLALEDLGSFQKWDAAVEGEPILFPQLETLSVQKCPKLVDLPEAPKLSVLVIEDGKQEVFHFVDRYLSSLTNLTLRLEHRETTSEAECTSIVPVDSKEKWNQKSPLTVLELGCCNSFFGPGALEPWDYFVHLEKLEIDRCDVLVHWPENVFQSLVSLRTLLIRNCKNLTGYAQAPLEPLASERSQHPRGLESLCLRNCPSLVEMFNVPASLKKMTIGGCIKLESIFGKQQGMAELVQVSSSSEAIMPATVSELPSTPMNHFCPCLEDLCLSACGSLPAVLNLPPSLKTLEMDRCSSIQVLSCQLGGLQKPEATTSRSRSPIMPQPLAAATAPAAREHLLPPHLEYLTILNCAGMLGGTLRLPAPLKRLFIMGNSGLTSLECLSGEHPPSLESLWLERCSTLASLPNEPQVYRSLWSLEITGCPAIKKLPRCLQQQLGSIKRKWLDARYEVTEFKPLKPKTWKEIPRLVRERRQACRS
- the LOC123184641 gene encoding putative disease resistance protein RGA4 isoform X3, with product MAELVVTMAIGPLVSMLKDKASSYLLDQYKVMEGMEEQHKILKRKLPAILDVITDVEEQAMAQREGAKAWLQELRTVAYVANEVFDEFKYEALRREAKKNGHYRKLGFDVIKLFPTHNRVAFRYKMGRKLCLILQAVEVLIAEMQVFGFKYQPQPPVSKEWRHTDYVSIDPQEIASRSRHEDKKNIIGILVDEASNADLTVVPVVAMGGLGKTTLAQLIYNDPEIQKHFQLLLWVCVSDTFDVNSLAKSIVEASPNKNVDTDKPPLDRLQKLVSGQRYLLVLDDVWDNKELRKWERLKVCLHGGMGSAVLTTTRDKRVSEIMGADRAAYNLNALEDHFIKEIIVDRAFSSENGKPPELLEMVGEIVKRCCGSPLAASALGSVLRTKTTVKEWNAIASRSSICTEETGILPILKLSYNDLPSHMKQCFAFCAVFPKDYKIDVAKLIQLWIANGFIPEHKEDSLETIGQLIFDELASRSFFLDIEKSKEDWEYYSRTTCKIHDLMHDIAMSVMEKECVVATMEPSEIEWLPDTARHLFLSCEETERILNDSMEERSPAIQTLLCDSNVFSPLQHLSKYNTLHALKLCLGTESFLLKPKYLHHLRYLDLSESSIKALPEDISILYNLQVLDLSNCCYLERLPRQMKYMTSLCHLYTHECPELKSMPPGLENLTKLQTLTVFVAGVPGPDCADVGELHGLNIGGQLELCQVENVEKAEAKVANLGNKKDLRELSLRWTKVGDSKVLDKFEPHGGLQVLQIYSYGGECMGMLQNMVEIHLFHCERLRFLFRCSTIFTFPRLKVLTLEHLLDFERWWEINEAQEEQIIFPLLEKLFIRHCGKLIALPEAPLLGEPSRGGNRLVCTPFSLLENLFIWYCGKLVPLREAPLVHESCSGGYRLVQSAFPALKVLALEDLGSFQKWDAAVEGEPILFPQLETLSVQKCPKLVDLPEAPKLSVLALEDLGSFQKWDAAVEGEPILFPQLETLSVQKCPKLVDLPEAPKLSVLALEDLGSFQKWDAAVEGEPILFPQLETLSVQKCPKLVDLPEAPKLSVLVIEDGKQEVFHFVDRYLSSLTNLTLRLEHRETTSEAECTSIVPVDSKEKWNQKSPLTVLELGCCNSFFGPGALEPWDYFVHLEKLEIDRCDVLVHWPENVFQSLVSLRTLLIRNCKNLTGYAQAPLEPLASERSQHPRGLESLCLRNCPSLVEMFNVPASLKKMTIGGCIKLESIFGKQQGMAELVQVSSSSEAIMPATVSELPSTPMNHFCPCLEDLCLSACGSLPAVLNLPPSLKTLEMDRCSSIQVLSCQLGGLQKPEATTSRSRSPIMPQPLAAATAPAAREHLLPPHLEYLTILNCAGMLGGTLRLPAPLKRLFIMGNSGLTSLECLSGEHPPSLESLWLERCSTLASLPNEPQVYRSLWSLEITGCPAIKKLPRCLQQQLGSIKRKWLDARYEVTEFKPLKPKTWKEIPRLVRERRQACRS
- the LOC123184728 gene encoding uncharacterized protein codes for the protein MGDYTIRISTSLIEQLARDDEKQVKRRTRKPRPKKVVEQPEEPQDNGREVPTEPKSSPAPVLPFPPPMYLPVTPAPPPPSPAIQVVEAIRAVVAESEKVLEKLQKKEAAMREELTKRAKELHDKEFKLPYQNPSPCTDERAGCAECYRSNVQDPLKCAEAVKRFEACVRMARRGGATMGAAQ